A single region of the Equus przewalskii isolate Varuska chromosome 26, EquPr2, whole genome shotgun sequence genome encodes:
- the LOC103551767 gene encoding LOW QUALITY PROTEIN: ficolin-1-like (The sequence of the model RefSeq protein was modified relative to this genomic sequence to represent the inferred CDS: deleted 1 base in 1 codon), with protein MVSLQYWLDWHLLRGQESLGNRRTVKQAGGGSPGGGDGRGTGFGRHNWVALEGRTSAPGPGVPLHPCGCPLCLLLPPAPPLRSPCPGLPVPESISRVPSPGPWNCKELLTSGQTLSGWHTIYLRDCRPLTVLCDMDTDGGGWTVFQRRSDGSVDFFRDWAEYKRGFGSQLGEFWLGNDNIHALTAQGTSELRVDLLDFQGNRQFAKYGSFKLADEADKYKLVLGAFVGGNAGDSLTAHNDRFFSTKDQDNDRSSSSCAEVFHGAWWYDNCHSSNLNGQYLPNQSSQNSVTWSSGKNYYSYMVSEMKVRPY; from the exons ATGGTCTCACTGCAGTACTGGCTGGACTGGCACTTGTTAAGGGGCCAG GAGAGCCTTGGGAACCGGAGAACTGTCAAACAGGCGG GTGGGGGCAGCCCGGGAGGTGGGGATGGCAGGGGGACCGGGTTTGGCCGTCACAACTGGGTGGCCTTGGAGGGCCGCACCTCTGCCCCGGGCCCCGGAGTCCCCCTCCACCCATGTGGATGCCCCCTGTGcctgcttctccctcctgcccctcccctgcgctcgccctgcccagggctccctgTCCCGGAATCCATTTCCAGGGTTCCGTCCCCAGGACCTTGGAACTGCAAGGAGCTGCTCACCAGTGGCCAGACTCTCAGCGGCTGGCACACCATCTACCTGCGTGACTGCCGGCCCCTGACTGTGCTGTGCGACATGGACACGGATGGCGGGGGGTGGACG GTCTTCCAGCGAAGGAGCGACGGCTCCGTGGACTTCTTTCGGGACTGGGCCGAGTATAAGCGGGGCTTTGGCAGTCAGCTGGGAGAGTTCTGGCTGGGGAACGACAACATCCACGCCCTGACCGCCCAGG GAACCAGTGAGCTCCGGGTCGACCTCCTGGACTTCCAGGGCAACCGCCAGTTTGCCAAGTACGGGTCATTCAAGCTGGCGGATGAGGCAGACAAGTACAAGCTGGTCCTGGGAGCCTTCGTCGGGGGCAACGCAG GAGATTCCCTGACAGCCCACAACGACCGGTTCTTCTCCACCAAGGACCAAGACAACGACCGGAGTTCTTCCAGCTGTGCTGAG GTGTTCCATGGGGCCTGGTGGTACGACAACTGTCACTCGTCCAACCTGAATGGCCAATACCTCCCCAATCAGAGCTCCCAGAACAGTGTTACCTGGAGTTCTGGGAAAAACTATTACAGCTACATGGTGTCGGAGATGAAGGTGCGGCCCTACTAG